In the genome of Geminocystis sp. M7585_C2015_104, the window TTGGCATTGGGCGCGGATTTAGTGGGATTTGCCTATCCTTTTCTCAAAGCAGCAATGACTTCTATGGAAGCCTTGGAGGGTTTAGTAGAATTGTTGTTAGCAGAAATCAAGACGGTATTATTTTGTACTGGCAATAGGGACATTTCCAGTTTACAAAACTCTTCTTCCCTTCGCCTAGTTTCTCCCTCTCCTCCCCATGGGTAATACATTGTTGTCATTTATCCGCCAGAATCCCACCATGTCTTTCTACTACCATCCCAGTCACTGTTATTCTGCTTTCTCTTTTCAACTAGATGTGTTTGCCATCCTAGCCAATATCATTATGCCCCTTGGCGACTACTGCTGGTGGGGTATATGTCTTGCCGTTATCCTTTGATTTTTCTGGGGTGGACTTGTTTTTCTAGTCTTCTTCTGAAATGAAAGACACTGGAAGTATTGGGCGTCTGCTGGTGGGGAGGGGTTGTCACCACAGCCAATGGCGGGGGGGGATGTTGTTTTTTTATTCCTAATAGCCACTAGTATTGGATTCTCATTACGGCTTGTTTGTTTTGTCGGCAAATAGGCATCAAGGAGGGTTATCAAGTAACTGTCATGTCTGACAGGAGTTTATTTTTGCCGTTGCTAGGATTATTAATTGTTTTTGTCATTGCCGATGGGGCAAGAATTGTTAGTGTATGGGTTATTGTTGTCTGGCATCTATTTTACTAGTAGTAAGGGAATTATTATAGCCGTCATTCATGCCAGCAGTCAGTGGCAACAAGAGTATCCCTTTTTCTCATCAGATGGGAGTTGTCTTTCGTTTCTCTTGCCTGACACCAGCTGTTTTCGTTATTTACTGGTCATTATTGGCTGTCATTGACGATAATAACTGGCAACCAGCAACATAGCAATCAGTGGTAACAAGAGTATTCCTCTTTCTTTCCGATGGCTTGGGTGGGATTTGTATTTCTTTTTTTTTTACTTTTATCTTTTATCCGACACACACCCTCTACCAGTAATTACTAACAGACTATTGTGACAGATTGTTACAGGGGACTATCTCTACTTTTCCCCTTCTGATATCCACCCCCTCTTTAACAGACACTCCTGTTGTTTCTTTTACTGCCAAGGTTGAGGAGTTATTTTGTTTGTCGTCTGTCTGATTGTCTAACAGTAACTATCTCCCAGTAACACCCTGCTGATGGTTGGCAACTGAGAGTATGTTATTGTGGGACATAGGGTCAAGCTATGTTAAATTATATTAAGTTATTTTATCAATGGTAAAGAGAGGGTAAAGGAAAAGATGAATATAGCAATACCTGAATCTGTAAAAATTTGGTCACAATTTGCTCATCCCATTCTAATGTGGATTTTGTTTGCCACGGCGATTTATGCCCTGTATTTGGGGATAATGGCGAAGAAGACTCGTCTGGCAGACAAGGAGGAGAGAAAAGAGTTAATCAAGGGCAATTATGCCACAAGACATCATCAGGTGGGCGCGATTTTCATGGCATTGGTGGTATTAGGCACAGTGGGTGGTATGGCCGTCACCTATATCAACAATGGTAAATTATTTATAGGCCCCCATCTAATTGCTGGCCTGACTATGATGTCTATGGTAGCAGTCTCTGCCTCTTTAGTGCCCTTTATGCAGAAGGGTAATGAGCTTGCCAGAGCTACTCATGTAGCCTTGAATATGACGATTCTTTTGATTTTTGGTTGGCAGGCGATAACTGGTATGCAGATTCTAAACAAGATTATTAGTAGGTTGTAAAGATAAGGAAAATTGGGGAATAGGAGGAGGGGGAGGGATTTGGGGGATGGGGGAGATGGGGTTTAAAAAGGGCTTATTTTGGAAAGTTGCAATGCGCTTGTTTACGAGTATCTCAACAATAATCACCCATTATTTCCTGACACCAGTAGAGTAGAAGTTGATGGCGGTATCTCCATAGATTCTGGTATCTAGGAGTAAGAGGGGGGAGTCGGAATTGAGGAGTGATTCCTTGGGGGGGTATTCCACTGCCAACTCCCCCGATTCCGGATTTAACAATTCATAATCGCTAATGGCTTTCATAACGGGATTATATAGGTTAAGGTTATAGGGGGGATCAAAGTAAATTAGGTCGAATTTTTCCCCCCTTAGACTTTTTAATCTTTTTAAAACATCCCCTCTGAGGATGCGAAATCTTTGATTGGGGGCCGCTATCTTCTGCCAATTTTCTCTGATAATATCACAGGCCAAAGGAGATTTTTCGATGGCTACTACTTCCCTGGCTCCACGACACAAGGCCTCGGCGCCCATTGTACCATTTCCTGCACATAAATCCAACCATTTTGCTCCTATAATTTTCTCCCTCCAGATGGAAAATATAGCCTCTCTTACCTTGGCCGTGGTAGGACGAGTTTCTTTTCCCGCCAGGGTTTTTATTTCTCTATTACCATAGATACGTATTCCCATCCTTTCTGTGCTTTTACAATCTGATTGTTGCCCAGTCTTTTTCCCTTATATAGTTGGTCATATCGGTGAATTTTCTCAATTCCCACTGTTTAAGCCGGAAGGGGGGCAGTCTTTTTTCTGCTAACTCGTCATTTATTTTTACTATTTTCTTTTCAACTTCTTCTATATTCAAATCTTTACCACTTTTTCCGAAGTACCCGAGGGTAATATGAGCCGCAAATTCGTACTGTTGTTCTATTCCCAGTCTTATTATTTGTTCATTTTGGTATATCATTTTTCTGAGCTCGATAATATAATTGTAGCTATTCTCCGTGGGAGCTAGACATACAGCAATTGCCCTTGGAAATATTGAGATGCCTAGCAATTCTAATTCTAGGGAATCGGGCTGATGTAACTTTTGGTATTCTTCAAATATTTTGCCTATTTCTGTGATAAGCAACCTGTCG includes:
- a CDS encoding DUF4079 domain-containing protein, encoding MNIAIPESVKIWSQFAHPILMWILFATAIYALYLGIMAKKTRLADKEERKELIKGNYATRHHQVGAIFMALVVLGTVGGMAVTYINNGKLFIGPHLIAGLTMMSMVAVSASLVPFMQKGNELARATHVALNMTILLIFGWQAITGMQILNKIISRL
- the rsmD gene encoding 16S rRNA (guanine(966)-N(2))-methyltransferase RsmD; amino-acid sequence: MRIYGNREIKTLAGKETRPTTAKVREAIFSIWREKIIGAKWLDLCAGNGTMGAEALCRGAREVVAIEKSPLACDIIRENWQKIAAPNQRFRILRGDVLKRLKSLRGEKFDLIYFDPPYNLNLYNPVMKAISDYELLNPESGELAVEYPPKESLLNSDSPLLLLDTRIYGDTAINFYSTGVRK
- a CDS encoding DUF1868 domain-containing protein, encoding MDGNYQEYINRVVQMTMPANYKQQLANIQPSPKFNNGVAVEFPGYSIITPPWKDDEFNDEFYQHLEEVQKQLKDSLPEGLFLTVPPESFHLTLADLIWDKDYISATKEKENFDRLLITEIGKIFEEYQKLHQPDSLELELLGISIFPRAIAVCLAPTENSYNYIIELRKMIYQNEQIIRLGIEQQYEFAAHITLGYFGKSGKDLNIEEVEKKIVKINDELAEKRLPPFRLKQWELRKFTDMTNYIREKDWATIRL